The Streptomyces sp. NBC_00670 genome window below encodes:
- a CDS encoding ABC transporter substrate-binding protein, with product MKSSNHRSRRAATAVALGSVLALTATACGDDGSGGAGDKGDEGSGKGSITFWDNNGGVRTDVWKQIIADFEKKYPDIEVKYVGVPAAGIQSKYDTAIQGGGLPDVGGLATSMLAEVAAQGALEPLDGRLSKSSLNGKLNDNFLQGVKAAGTDGKTYTVPTSANNGTLWYRTDLFKAAGLDEPSTWTNFYKAADKLTDTDKNKFGYTIRGGEGSIAQALDAMYGQSGITSFWNGDKTTVNDPKNVAALKKYTDLYKKDTPSADVNNDFTKMVAQWDNGTIGMLSHNLGSYQDHLKALGEGKFKGIPNPTLDDGSRVQVSNPVDGLAMFKSGTNKAAAWKFIEFAASHESNSKWNESAGQVPANKEAAQDAWVQKSEPTKLAAEALGGNTKIVQLPYYLPDWNTISKSDNEANFQKVLLGKTSAKSFLDTLAEQLNAAQGDWKENH from the coding sequence ATGAAGAGCAGCAATCACAGAAGCCGGCGCGCCGCCACGGCCGTCGCCCTGGGCTCCGTCCTCGCGCTGACCGCCACCGCCTGCGGCGACGACGGCAGCGGCGGCGCGGGGGACAAGGGAGACGAGGGCTCCGGCAAGGGCAGCATCACCTTCTGGGACAACAACGGCGGCGTCCGGACCGACGTCTGGAAGCAGATCATCGCCGACTTCGAGAAGAAGTACCCCGACATCGAGGTCAAGTACGTCGGCGTCCCGGCCGCCGGCATCCAGTCCAAGTACGACACCGCCATCCAGGGCGGCGGCCTGCCGGACGTCGGCGGTCTGGCCACCTCGATGCTGGCCGAGGTCGCCGCGCAGGGCGCCCTCGAACCGCTGGACGGCCGGCTCTCCAAGAGCTCCCTCAACGGCAAGCTCAACGACAACTTCCTCCAGGGCGTCAAGGCCGCCGGCACCGACGGCAAGACGTACACGGTGCCGACCTCCGCGAACAACGGCACCCTGTGGTACCGGACCGACCTGTTCAAGGCGGCCGGCCTCGACGAGCCGTCCACCTGGACCAACTTCTACAAGGCCGCCGACAAGCTCACCGACACGGACAAGAACAAGTTCGGCTACACGATCCGCGGCGGCGAGGGCTCGATCGCCCAGGCGCTGGACGCCATGTACGGGCAGAGCGGCATCACCAGCTTCTGGAACGGCGACAAGACCACCGTCAACGACCCGAAGAACGTCGCGGCGCTGAAGAAGTACACCGATCTGTACAAGAAGGACACGCCGTCCGCCGACGTCAACAACGACTTCACCAAGATGGTCGCCCAGTGGGACAACGGCACGATCGGGATGCTGAGCCACAACCTCGGCTCCTACCAGGACCACCTGAAGGCGCTGGGCGAGGGCAAGTTCAAGGGCATCCCCAACCCGACGCTCGACGACGGCTCGCGGGTGCAGGTCTCCAACCCCGTCGACGGACTCGCCATGTTCAAGTCCGGCACGAACAAGGCGGCGGCCTGGAAGTTCATCGAATTCGCCGCGTCCCACGAGTCCAACAGCAAGTGGAACGAGTCGGCGGGGCAGGTGCCGGCCAACAAGGAGGCGGCGCAGGACGCGTGGGTCCAGAAGTCCGAGCCGACGAAGCTGGCGGCGGAGGCACTCGGGGGCAACACGAAGATCGTGCAGCTTCCTTATTACCTGCCGGACTGGAACACGATTTCCAAGTCCGACAATGAGGCGAACTTCCAGAAGGTTCTTTTGGGGAAGACGTCGGCGAAGTCGTTCCTCGATACGTTGGCTGAGCAGCTGAATGCCGCTCAGGGGGACTGGAAGGAGAATCACTAA
- a CDS encoding glycoside hydrolase family 43 protein, producing the protein MTAVPAPEPAPGTYRNPVLNADWSDPDVVRVGDDFYLTASSFGRAPGLPLLHSRDLVNWTLVGHALERLEPEEEFAVPRHDRGVWAPSLRHHDDRFWIFWGDPDHGIYQVNAPAIRGPWTRPHLLKEGKGLIDPCPLWDEETGEAYLVHAWSKSRSGIKNRLTGHRMHPDGTELLDEGKVIVDGDRIPGWFTLEGPKAYRHDGWFWILAPAGSVETGWQGAFRSRGFFGPYEERIVLEQKDTDVNGPHQGGWVRTPAGEDWFLHFQQRGPYGRVVHLQPMRWDDEGWPVLGDDGAPVAVHRRPALPPQPAAAPATDDDFPGGRYGRQWQWAANPQAGWATQHSADGLRTACVRTAGAHDLRTVPHLLTQRLPGEPRTVEVDLRLHSEEPGARAGLAVLGDAYGWIGLERGADGTARLVHRFAEPVAERERDAAHPVPVPGARVRLRVEIGAGARCRFSYDLGTGPRPSGPVFAATPWRWVGALLGLFALAPEGQGHAGAATFTRFRITNP; encoded by the coding sequence ATGACCGCCGTGCCCGCCCCCGAGCCCGCCCCGGGCACCTACCGCAACCCGGTCCTCAACGCCGACTGGTCCGACCCGGACGTCGTCCGCGTCGGCGACGACTTCTACCTCACCGCCTCCAGCTTCGGCCGTGCCCCCGGACTGCCGCTGCTGCACTCCCGCGACCTCGTCAACTGGACCCTGGTCGGCCACGCCCTCGAACGCCTCGAACCCGAGGAGGAGTTCGCCGTCCCCCGGCACGACCGCGGCGTCTGGGCGCCCTCCCTGCGCCACCACGACGACCGGTTCTGGATCTTCTGGGGCGACCCCGACCACGGCATCTACCAGGTCAACGCCCCCGCGATCCGCGGCCCCTGGACCCGCCCGCACCTGCTCAAGGAGGGCAAGGGCCTGATCGACCCCTGCCCGCTGTGGGACGAGGAGACCGGCGAGGCATACCTCGTGCACGCCTGGTCCAAGTCCCGCTCCGGCATCAAGAACCGCCTCACCGGCCACCGTATGCACCCCGACGGCACCGAACTCCTCGACGAGGGCAAGGTGATCGTCGACGGCGACCGCATCCCCGGCTGGTTCACCCTGGAGGGCCCCAAGGCCTACCGGCACGACGGCTGGTTCTGGATCCTCGCGCCCGCCGGGAGCGTGGAGACCGGCTGGCAGGGCGCCTTCCGCTCGCGCGGCTTCTTCGGCCCGTACGAGGAACGGATCGTCCTGGAGCAGAAGGACACCGACGTCAACGGCCCCCACCAGGGCGGCTGGGTGCGCACCCCGGCCGGCGAGGACTGGTTCCTGCACTTCCAGCAGCGCGGCCCCTACGGCAGGGTCGTCCACCTCCAGCCGATGCGCTGGGACGACGAGGGCTGGCCGGTGCTCGGGGACGACGGCGCCCCCGTCGCCGTCCACCGGCGGCCCGCGCTGCCGCCGCAGCCGGCCGCCGCGCCCGCCACCGACGACGACTTCCCCGGCGGACGGTACGGCCGCCAGTGGCAGTGGGCCGCCAACCCGCAGGCCGGCTGGGCCACCCAGCACTCCGCCGACGGACTGCGCACGGCCTGCGTCCGCACCGCCGGCGCGCACGACCTGCGCACCGTGCCGCACCTGTTGACCCAGCGGCTGCCGGGTGAACCCCGCACCGTCGAGGTCGACCTGCGGCTGCACAGCGAGGAACCCGGGGCACGGGCCGGACTCGCCGTCCTCGGCGACGCGTACGGCTGGATCGGCCTGGAGCGGGGCGCCGACGGGACCGCCCGCCTGGTGCACCGGTTCGCCGAACCCGTCGCCGAGCGCGAACGGGACGCCGCGCACCCGGTGCCGGTGCCCGGTGCCCGGGTCCGGCTGCGCGTCGAGATCGGCGCCGGGGCGCGCTGCCGCTTCTCCTACGACCTCGGCACGGGACCCCGGCCGTCCGGCCCCGTCTTCGCCGCCACCCCCTGGCGCTGGGTCGGCGCGCTGCTCGGGCTGTTCGCCCTGGCCCCCGAGGGCCAGGGGCACGCCGGGGCGGCGACGTTCACCCGGTTCCGCATCACCAACCCCTGA
- a CDS encoding PmoA family protein, translating to MTTPSRTGAPGTPHDTPVLRVAGRPVGRYVTRPELPGRLSPRPYLHPVTTLAGTAVTELRPADHLHHLGVGVAVPDVEGHNFWGGRTFVRDRGSTELDNHGVQHHRAFQLRDPDGFVEELSWTAEGRELLHERRTVAATALTDTAWALDFTFSLTNTTPGPLSFGSPATNGRPGAAYGGFFWRARKEAAAPHAFTAEAEGETQVHGRCADWLALAGADWTLVFAGATADTRRDPWFVRAEEYPGVGSSLAHAARLPLPATDTVVRRIVTVVADGRLSRTEAAALVRRAVSP from the coding sequence ATGACCACGCCGAGCAGGACCGGCGCACCGGGCACCCCGCACGACACCCCGGTGCTGCGCGTGGCGGGCCGCCCCGTCGGCCGCTACGTCACCCGTCCCGAACTCCCCGGCCGGCTCTCCCCGCGCCCCTACCTCCACCCCGTCACCACCCTGGCCGGCACGGCGGTCACCGAGCTGCGCCCCGCCGACCACCTCCACCACCTCGGCGTCGGTGTCGCCGTTCCCGACGTCGAGGGGCACAACTTCTGGGGCGGCCGCACCTTCGTCCGCGACCGGGGCTCCACCGAGCTCGACAACCACGGCGTCCAGCACCACCGCGCCTTCCAGCTCCGCGACCCCGACGGCTTCGTCGAGGAACTGAGCTGGACCGCCGAAGGACGCGAACTCCTGCACGAACGCCGGACCGTGGCCGCCACCGCGCTCACCGACACCGCCTGGGCACTGGACTTCACCTTCTCGCTCACCAACACCACCCCCGGACCCCTGTCGTTCGGCAGCCCCGCGACCAACGGCCGCCCCGGCGCGGCCTACGGCGGCTTCTTCTGGCGGGCCCGCAAGGAGGCCGCCGCCCCGCACGCCTTCACCGCGGAGGCCGAGGGCGAGACACAGGTGCATGGCCGGTGCGCCGACTGGCTCGCGCTGGCCGGCGCGGACTGGACGCTGGTCTTCGCCGGGGCCACCGCCGACACCCGCCGCGACCCCTGGTTCGTGCGCGCCGAGGAATACCCCGGCGTCGGCTCCTCCCTCGCGCACGCCGCACGGCTCCCACTTCCCGCCACGGACACCGTCGTACGGCGGATCGTCACCGTCGTCGCCGACGGCCGGCTCTCCCGGACCGAGGCCGCCGCCCTCGTCCGCCGGGCGGTGAGCCCATGA
- a CDS encoding Gfo/Idh/MocA family protein, which produces MTAADPLIAGTTSVAAALPTPIPVVLAGARGHGGWHLANIGRLQDKGLVRLAGICELEPLTPDEIPDGLGTPAQSSDFGALLDATGARIAVICTPIPTHTDLALAAAVRGTHLLLEKPPAPSYAEFRRMADGVAAAGVACQIGFQSLGSHAVPAIRRMAGEGLIGEIRGVGGAGAWVRDEAYYRRAPWAGRRRLHGADVVDGALTNPLAHAVATALALGGTDRAEDVTGIETELLRANAIESDDTSCVRVTTATGRRVTVAATLCAERADEPYVLVHGDRGRITFWYKQDRVLLQRAGRGPEELSYGRTDLLENLVAHLTEGARLLVAPEATGAFMRVVEAIRSAPDPAPLPADAWHRPPGEDRRVVPGIDGLVAAAADTLALYSELGAPWAAPAHASTGTPASTGVPASTGTRASTGAPASAAAPERQAST; this is translated from the coding sequence ATGACCGCCGCCGACCCCCTCATCGCGGGCACCACTTCGGTTGCCGCCGCGCTCCCCACCCCGATCCCCGTCGTGCTCGCCGGGGCCCGCGGCCACGGCGGGTGGCACCTCGCCAACATCGGCCGCCTCCAGGACAAGGGCCTCGTCCGGCTCGCCGGGATCTGCGAACTCGAGCCCCTCACCCCCGACGAGATCCCCGACGGCCTCGGCACCCCCGCGCAGTCCTCCGACTTCGGCGCGCTGCTCGACGCCACCGGCGCCCGGATCGCGGTGATCTGCACCCCGATCCCCACCCACACCGACCTCGCCCTGGCCGCCGCCGTGCGCGGGACGCATCTGCTCCTGGAGAAGCCGCCGGCCCCCTCGTACGCGGAGTTCCGGCGCATGGCCGACGGGGTCGCGGCGGCCGGGGTGGCCTGCCAGATCGGCTTCCAGTCGCTGGGCTCGCACGCCGTGCCCGCGATCCGCCGGATGGCCGGCGAGGGGCTGATCGGCGAGATCCGGGGCGTCGGCGGCGCCGGTGCCTGGGTGCGCGACGAGGCCTACTACCGGCGGGCGCCCTGGGCGGGCAGACGGCGGCTCCACGGCGCCGACGTCGTCGACGGGGCGCTCACCAACCCCCTCGCGCACGCCGTCGCCACCGCCCTCGCACTGGGCGGCACCGACCGCGCCGAGGACGTCACCGGCATCGAGACCGAACTGCTGCGCGCCAACGCCATCGAGTCCGACGACACCTCCTGCGTCCGCGTCACCACCGCGACGGGCCGCCGGGTCACCGTCGCCGCCACGCTCTGCGCCGAACGCGCCGACGAACCGTACGTCCTGGTCCACGGCGACCGGGGCCGGATCACCTTCTGGTACAAGCAGGACCGCGTCCTGCTCCAGCGTGCGGGGCGCGGCCCCGAGGAACTGAGCTACGGCCGCACCGACCTGCTGGAGAACCTCGTCGCCCACCTCACCGAGGGCGCCCGGCTGCTGGTGGCGCCGGAGGCGACCGGCGCGTTCATGCGGGTCGTCGAGGCGATCCGCAGCGCCCCCGACCCGGCCCCGCTGCCCGCCGACGCCTGGCACCGGCCGCCCGGCGAGGACCGCCGGGTCGTGCCCGGGATCGACGGGCTGGTCGCGGCCGCCGCCGACACCCTCGCGCTCTACTCCGAACTGGGCGCCCCCTGGGCGGCCCCCGCCCACGCGTCCACCGGGACACCCGCGTCCACCGGGGTCCCCGCGTCCACCGGGACCCGCGCGTCCACCGGTGCCCCCGCGTCCGCCGCGGCTCCCGAAAGGCAGGCGAGCACCTGA
- a CDS encoding carbohydrate ABC transporter permease, protein MDAVVAPAPGPERPAPPRRGRRRAWDEVPRWQIYVPLSLYLVFTLVPFYWILLFAVRPAGSTSLVPWPMTTEHFEKVWTERAFGTYFQNSVLIGVATLVMTTLVALAGGYALARFDFKVKRGFMLALLCSQFVPGALLLVPLFQIFAKLQMINSLGSVIIAETVFQLPLSMILISGFIRNVPYSLEEAAWVDGCDRLTAFRIVVLPLLRPGLIAVGSFAFVHAWNHFLFALMFLSDQSKQTIPVGLNTLMNADSVDLGALAAGGIIAAVPVVIVFAFIQKWLITGFSAGAVKG, encoded by the coding sequence ATCGACGCCGTCGTCGCGCCCGCCCCCGGCCCCGAGCGGCCCGCGCCGCCCCGCCGCGGTCGCCGGCGCGCCTGGGACGAGGTGCCCCGCTGGCAGATCTACGTCCCGCTCTCGCTCTACCTGGTCTTCACCCTCGTCCCCTTCTACTGGATCCTGCTCTTCGCGGTCCGCCCGGCCGGCTCCACCTCGCTGGTGCCCTGGCCGATGACCACCGAGCACTTCGAGAAGGTGTGGACCGAGCGGGCGTTCGGCACCTACTTCCAGAACAGCGTCCTCATCGGCGTCGCCACCCTGGTGATGACCACCCTGGTCGCGCTCGCCGGCGGCTACGCGCTCGCCCGGTTCGACTTCAAGGTCAAGCGCGGCTTCATGCTCGCCCTGCTCTGCTCGCAGTTCGTGCCCGGGGCGCTGCTGCTCGTGCCGCTGTTCCAGATCTTCGCCAAGCTGCAGATGATCAACTCGCTGGGCAGCGTCATCATCGCCGAGACCGTCTTCCAGTTGCCGCTGTCCATGATCCTGATCAGCGGGTTCATCCGGAACGTGCCCTACTCCCTGGAGGAGGCCGCCTGGGTCGACGGCTGCGACCGGCTCACCGCGTTCCGCATCGTCGTGCTGCCGCTCCTGCGTCCCGGACTGATAGCGGTCGGTTCCTTCGCCTTCGTGCACGCCTGGAACCACTTCCTGTTCGCGCTGATGTTCCTCTCCGACCAGAGCAAGCAGACCATCCCCGTCGGTCTCAACACCCTGATGAACGCGGACAGCGTCGACCTCGGCGCGCTCGCCGCGGGCGGCATCATCGCCGCCGTGCCCGTGGTGATCGTCTTCGCGTTCATCCAGAAGTGGCTGATCACCGGCTTCAGCGCGGGGGCGGTGAAGGGCTGA
- a CDS encoding carbohydrate ABC transporter permease: MAQAAAVAKPPAPPRRRRASATPRRLPYLLIAPAALLMLGFIAYPVLSVFYYSLQNYNPTKPWRNGFAGFDNFVHAFTDDPQFWDTLTFSAKWVVVEVGLQLLFGLALALIVNQTFVGRAFGRALVFSPWAVSGVLTSAIWVLLYNSQTGISRYLADMGVGEYGTSWLSDTSTVFPAAVVADLWRGVPFFAILILADLQSVSRDLYEAAEVDGASRLKQFWHITLPHLKDAIVLSTLLRAVWEFNNVDLLYTLTGGGPAGETTTLPLYIANTSVDAHNFGYASALTTVAFVILLFCSIVYLRLSKFGGEGK, encoded by the coding sequence ATGGCCCAAGCCGCAGCCGTGGCGAAGCCCCCCGCGCCACCCCGGCGGCGCCGTGCCTCCGCGACGCCGCGCAGGCTGCCGTATCTGCTGATCGCCCCGGCCGCCCTGCTCATGCTGGGCTTCATCGCCTACCCGGTGCTCAGCGTCTTCTACTACAGCCTGCAGAACTACAACCCCACCAAGCCGTGGCGGAACGGCTTCGCGGGCTTCGACAACTTCGTCCACGCCTTCACCGACGACCCGCAGTTCTGGGACACGCTCACCTTCAGCGCCAAGTGGGTCGTGGTGGAGGTCGGGCTCCAGCTCCTCTTCGGCCTCGCGCTCGCCCTGATCGTCAACCAGACCTTCGTCGGCCGGGCCTTCGGCCGCGCGCTGGTCTTCTCCCCCTGGGCCGTCTCCGGCGTGCTGACCTCCGCGATCTGGGTGCTGCTCTACAACTCCCAGACCGGCATCAGCCGTTACCTCGCGGACATGGGCGTGGGCGAGTACGGCACCAGCTGGCTCTCCGACACCTCCACCGTCTTCCCGGCGGCCGTCGTCGCCGACCTGTGGCGCGGGGTGCCCTTCTTCGCCATCCTCATCCTCGCCGACCTCCAGTCCGTCTCCCGCGATCTGTACGAGGCCGCCGAGGTCGACGGGGCGAGCAGGCTCAAGCAGTTCTGGCACATCACGCTGCCGCACCTGAAGGACGCCATCGTGCTCTCCACGCTGCTGCGCGCGGTGTGGGAGTTCAACAACGTCGACCTGCTCTACACCCTCACCGGCGGCGGCCCCGCCGGCGAGACCACCACGCTCCCGCTGTACATCGCCAACACCAGCGTCGACGCGCACAACTTCGGTTACGCCTCGGCCCTGACCACCGTCGCCTTCGTGATCCTGCTCTTCTGCTCGATCGTCTATCTGCGGCTGAGCAAGTTCGGAGGGGAGGGCAAGTGA
- the araD gene encoding L-arabinonate dehydratase translates to MNAPDPKRPEELRSHQWYGTDGLRSFSHRARTRQLGYLPEEHLGKPVVAILNTWSDINPCHVHLRDRAQAVKRGVWQAGGFPLEFPVATLSETFQKPTPMLYRNMLAMETEELLRSYPVDGAVLMGGCDKSTPALLMGAASVDLPAVFVPAGPMLPGHWQGETLGSGTDMWKYWDDKRAGLIGDCEMQELESGLARSPGHCMTMGTASTLTAAAEALGVTVPGASSIPAVDSGHDRMAARAGMTIVDLIHRDRKLSDLLTADAFEDAVTTVLGLGGSTNAVIHLIAMAGRAGVTLTLDDFDRIARTVPVLANVRPGGQTHLMEDFHFAGGLPGFLSRIPDLLHLDRPTVCHDTLREQLAGAQVHHDDVIRPRDNPVADEGGVAVLRGNLCPDGAVIKHIAAEPHLLKHTGPAVVFDDYKQLQRTINDPSLGITADSVLVLRGAGPKGGPGMPEYGMLPIPDHLLKQGVRDMVRISDARMSGTSYGACVLHVAPESYIGGPLALVRTGDSITLDVEARTLQLNVDDEELARRRARWTPPPVRYERGYGALYSEQITQADTGCDFTFLAREGSVPDPYAG, encoded by the coding sequence ATGAACGCCCCCGACCCCAAGCGCCCCGAGGAGCTGCGCAGCCACCAGTGGTACGGCACGGACGGGCTGCGTTCCTTCAGCCACCGCGCCCGCACCCGCCAGCTCGGCTACCTCCCCGAGGAGCACCTGGGCAAGCCGGTCGTCGCCATCCTCAACACCTGGTCCGACATCAACCCCTGCCACGTCCATCTCCGCGACCGCGCCCAGGCCGTGAAGCGCGGGGTGTGGCAGGCGGGCGGCTTCCCCCTCGAATTCCCGGTCGCCACCCTCAGCGAGACCTTCCAGAAGCCGACCCCCATGCTCTACCGCAACATGCTCGCCATGGAGACCGAGGAGCTGCTGCGCTCCTACCCGGTCGACGGGGCGGTGCTGATGGGCGGCTGCGACAAGTCCACCCCCGCGCTGCTGATGGGCGCCGCCAGCGTCGACCTGCCGGCCGTGTTCGTGCCCGCCGGGCCGATGCTGCCGGGCCACTGGCAGGGTGAGACCCTCGGCTCCGGCACCGACATGTGGAAGTACTGGGACGACAAGCGGGCCGGCCTCATCGGCGACTGCGAGATGCAGGAACTGGAGAGCGGCCTGGCCCGCTCGCCCGGCCACTGCATGACGATGGGCACCGCCTCCACCCTGACCGCCGCCGCCGAGGCGCTCGGCGTCACGGTCCCCGGCGCCTCCAGCATTCCGGCCGTCGACTCCGGGCACGACCGCATGGCGGCCCGCGCGGGCATGACGATCGTGGACCTGATCCACCGGGACCGGAAGCTGAGCGACCTCCTCACCGCCGACGCCTTCGAGGACGCCGTCACCACCGTGCTCGGCCTCGGCGGCTCCACCAACGCGGTGATCCATCTGATCGCCATGGCGGGCCGCGCGGGCGTCACCCTCACGCTCGACGACTTCGACCGCATCGCCCGCACGGTCCCGGTCCTCGCCAACGTCCGCCCCGGCGGACAGACCCATCTGATGGAGGACTTCCACTTCGCCGGCGGACTGCCCGGCTTCCTCTCCCGCATCCCCGACCTGCTCCACCTGGACCGCCCCACCGTCTGTCACGACACCCTGCGCGAGCAGCTCGCCGGCGCCCAGGTGCACCACGACGACGTCATCCGCCCCCGTGACAACCCGGTAGCGGACGAGGGCGGGGTCGCCGTCCTGCGCGGCAACCTCTGCCCGGACGGCGCCGTCATCAAGCACATCGCCGCCGAACCCCACCTGCTCAAGCACACCGGACCCGCCGTCGTCTTCGACGACTACAAGCAGCTCCAGCGCACCATCAACGACCCCTCGCTCGGCATCACCGCCGACAGCGTCCTCGTGCTGCGGGGCGCGGGCCCCAAGGGCGGCCCCGGGATGCCCGAGTACGGCATGCTGCCGATCCCGGACCACCTGCTCAAGCAGGGCGTGCGGGACATGGTGCGGATCTCCGACGCCCGGATGAGCGGCACCAGTTACGGCGCCTGCGTGCTGCACGTGGCGCCCGAGTCGTACATCGGCGGCCCGCTCGCCCTGGTGCGCACCGGCGACTCGATCACCCTCGACGTCGAGGCGCGGACCCTTCAACTCAACGTGGACGACGAGGAACTGGCGCGTCGGCGGGCCCGGTGGACGCCGCCGCCCGTGCGGTACGAGCGGGGCTACGGCGCGCTCTACTCCGAACAGATCACCCAGGCCGACACCGGCTGCGACTTCACCTTCCTGGCCCGCGAGGGCAGCGTGCCGGACCCGTACGCGGGCTGA
- a CDS encoding dihydrodipicolinate synthase family protein has product MSGSSVAFETQRTALADVVAIPVTPFAEDGTIDRDTHRALLRRLLDGGVGILTPNGNTGEFYALTPDERRLVTELTIDEAGDRASILVGVGHDVPTAVASARHARELGAQMVMVHQPVHPYVSQGGWVDYHRAVAEAVPELGVVPYIRNALLPGARLAELADACPNVIGVKYAVPDAARFAGFARDAGLERFVWVAGLAEPYAPSYFSAGATGFTSGLVNVAPAVSLNMIEALRSGDYPAAMKIWEQIRRFEELRAANGSANNVTVVKEALASLGLCRRDVRPPSKPLPEDERAEVAAIAAGWSI; this is encoded by the coding sequence ATGAGCGGCAGCAGTGTGGCGTTCGAGACACAACGGACCGCCCTGGCCGACGTGGTGGCGATCCCGGTGACCCCGTTCGCCGAGGACGGCACCATCGACCGGGACACCCACCGGGCACTGCTGCGCCGGCTGCTCGACGGCGGCGTCGGCATCCTCACCCCCAACGGCAACACCGGCGAGTTCTACGCCCTCACCCCCGACGAGCGGCGCCTGGTCACCGAGTTGACGATCGACGAGGCGGGCGACCGGGCGAGCATCCTCGTCGGCGTCGGCCACGACGTGCCGACCGCCGTCGCCTCCGCCCGGCACGCCCGCGAACTCGGCGCCCAGATGGTGATGGTGCACCAGCCCGTGCACCCCTACGTCTCCCAGGGCGGCTGGGTCGACTACCACCGGGCGGTCGCCGAGGCCGTGCCCGAACTGGGTGTCGTCCCCTACATCCGCAACGCGCTGCTGCCCGGCGCCCGGCTCGCCGAACTCGCGGACGCCTGCCCCAACGTGATCGGCGTGAAGTACGCCGTCCCGGACGCCGCCCGCTTCGCGGGCTTCGCGCGTGACGCGGGGCTCGAACGGTTCGTGTGGGTCGCGGGGCTCGCCGAGCCGTACGCCCCCTCGTACTTCTCCGCGGGCGCCACCGGCTTCACCTCCGGGCTCGTCAACGTCGCCCCGGCCGTCTCGCTGAACATGATCGAAGCGCTTCGATCCGGCGACTATCCGGCGGCCATGAAGATCTGGGAGCAGATCCGCCGCTTCGAGGAACTGCGCGCGGCCAACGGCTCCGCCAACAACGTCACCGTCGTCAAGGAGGCCCTCGCCTCACTCGGCCTGTGCCGGCGCGACGTCCGCCCGCCGAGCAAGCCGCTGCCCGAGGACGAGCGCGCCGAGGTCGCCGCGATCGCCGCGGGGTGGTCGATATGA
- a CDS encoding GntR family transcriptional regulator, producing the protein MTSVPTPIPSRTQFVLEGIKHRILTGQLSPGHPLVETELAAQFGVSKTPVREALKTLAGTGLVVMSQYKGVTVRTVDADMAREVYDVRLLLEPEALRRSVRRGSALDAARDALARADQAADTAERSLANREFHRALYVSCGNPLLGRMLDEVRDQAALVSAVVWSTHPSWEQEAAEHREILRLALAGDADGAARALHAHIADFVTRAFPDAEDEISEGTLPQVPQPREEEGRR; encoded by the coding sequence ATGACCTCTGTGCCCACGCCGATCCCCTCCCGCACGCAATTCGTGCTGGAAGGGATCAAACACCGCATCCTCACCGGACAGCTCAGCCCCGGCCATCCCCTCGTCGAGACAGAACTCGCCGCACAGTTCGGGGTCTCCAAGACCCCGGTCCGCGAGGCCCTCAAGACGCTGGCCGGCACCGGGCTCGTCGTGATGAGCCAGTACAAGGGCGTCACGGTGCGCACGGTGGACGCGGACATGGCGCGCGAGGTCTACGACGTACGCCTCCTGCTGGAACCGGAGGCCCTGCGCCGCTCCGTCCGGCGCGGCTCCGCCCTGGACGCCGCCCGCGACGCCCTCGCCCGCGCCGACCAGGCCGCCGACACCGCCGAACGCTCCCTGGCCAACCGGGAGTTCCACCGCGCCCTCTACGTCAGCTGCGGCAACCCCCTGCTCGGCCGGATGCTCGACGAGGTGCGCGACCAGGCCGCCCTCGTCTCCGCCGTCGTCTGGTCCACCCATCCCTCCTGGGAGCAGGAGGCCGCCGAGCACCGGGAGATCCTGCGGCTCGCCCTGGCCGGCGACGCGGACGGCGCGGCACGCGCCCTGCACGCCCACATCGCGGACTTCGTCACGCGGGCCTTCCCGGACGCGGAGGACGAGATCTCCGAGGGCACCCTTCCCCAGGTGCCCCAACCCCGTGAGGAGGAAGGCCGGCGATGA